From the Balearica regulorum gibbericeps isolate bBalReg1 chromosome 4, bBalReg1.pri, whole genome shotgun sequence genome, one window contains:
- the SPR gene encoding sepiapterin reductase, with protein MEPGPGPGPGRWGAIVCVLTGASRGFGRSLARLLAPRLGEGSVLLLLARSAAPLAELAAELRGGGGGGSGTGPGLRVEYVAADLGCEQGLRRAAAAVREVLPAGPPGRLLLVNNAGSLGDISKSFLDLTDPDEINSYFAFNVTSALCLTSTALQAFGKRPGSSRTVVNISSLCAVKPFKNWALYCSGKASRDMMFQVLALEEPDVRVLNYAPGPLDTDMQLLARTKTGDPEMRQYFQSLQESGQLIDCTVSAQKLVNLLEEDTFRSGAHVDFYDI; from the exons ATggagccggggccggggccggggccggggcgctgGGGAGCGATCGTCTGCGTGCTGACCGGCGCCTCCCGGGGCTTCGGGCGCAGCCTGGCGCGGCTGCTGGCTCCGCGGCTCGGCGAGGGctcggtgctgctgctgctggcgcgTTCGGCGGCTCCGCTGGCCGAGCTGGCGGCCGAgctgcggggcggcggcggcggcggctccggtACCGGCCCCGGGCTGCGGGTGGAGTACGTGGCCGCCGACCTGGGCTGCGAGCAGGGGCTGCGGCGGGCGGCAGCTGCTGTGCGGGAGGTGCTGCCCGCCGGCCCGCCCGGCCGCCTGCTCCTCGTCAACAACGCCG GCTCCCTGGGAGACATCTCCAAATCCTTCCTCGATCTCACCGACCCAGATGAGATCAACAGCTACTTTGCCTTCAACGTCACCTCGGCGCTTTGCCTCACCTCCACCGCCCTGCAAGCCTTCGGGAAGCGTCCCGGCTCGAGCAGGACGGTGGTGAACATCTCCTCGCTCTGTGCTGTGAAGCCCTTCAAGAACTGGGCGCTGTACTGCAGCGGGAAAGCTTCCCGGGACATGATGTTCCAGGTGCTGGCGCTCGAGGAGCCTGATGTCCGTGTGCTCAACTACGCCCCGG GTCCTCTGGATACGGACATGCAGCTCTTGGCCCGGACTAAGACTGGAGACCCTGAGATGCGTCAGTATTTCCAAAGCCTGCAGGAGAGCGGACAGCTGATAGACTGCACCGTGTCAGCCCAGAAGCTGGTGAATCTCCTGGAGGAGGACACCTTCCGCTCCGGCGCCCACGTGGATTTCTACGACATCTGA